In Nisaea acidiphila, the DNA window CATATTGCCGGACACGGGCACTCCGTGTCCGGCGGTTTGTTCGTGTTCAATCTGATCAGAGTACCGGTTCATGGCACCGATCCTTGAGGCCCATGGTCTTTGGAAGAAATTCGGCGACTTCCAGGCGCTGAAAGGCGTCGATTTTACGCTTGAGACGGGCGAGCTCGTCTTCATCATCGGCCCGTCCGGATCCGGGAAGAGCACGCTGCTGCGCTGCCTGAACCGTCTCGAGGAGCCGAGCGACGGCGTGGTCATCTTCGAGGGCGTGGACCTGATGGACCGGAACGTCGATATCAACCTGATGCGCCGGCGCATCGGGATGGTGTTCCAGCAGTTCAATCTCTATCCGCACCTCAATGCGCGCGACAACATCACGCTGGCGCTGCGCAAGGTGCTGGGCAAGAGCCGGTCCGAGGCGAACGCGGTCGCGGAGAAGATGCTGGAACGCGTCGGTCTCGCCGACAAGGCGGAGTCCCATCCGGGCGCGCTGTCCGGCGGCCAGCAGCAGCGCGTCGCCATCGCCCGCGCCCTCGCGCTCGAACCGGCGGTCATGCTGTTCGACGAGCCGACCAGCGCGCTCGATCCCGAACTGGTCGGCAGCGTGCTGCAGGTGATGCAGCAGCTTCGCGACGCCGGCATGACCATGGTCGTGGTCAGTCACGAAATGCGTTTCGCGCGGGCGGCGGCGGACCGGGTGATCTTCATGGCCGACGGCCAGATCCTCGAGGAGGGCACTCCCGAGGAGATCTTCGAGGCGCCGAAACACCAGCGCACCCGGGAGTTCATGGCGGAGATCGGGCAATGAGCGAGGCCGTGCCCGCGACCATGTGGGAGCGCTTCGTCGAGACCTTCTTCCGGCCCGACCTGATCGCGGAATATTCCGGCGCCATCGGCAAAGGCGTGATCGTCACCTGCGAGATCGCCGTGCTCGTCGTGGTTTGCGGCATCGCGCTCGGCATGGCGCTTGCGATCTTTCGCAGTTATCGGAACAAGGCGTTGTCGGCGCTCATCGTGATCTTCGTCGATCTGATGCGCTCCCTGCCGCCTTTGGTGCTGATCCTCCTGATCTATTTCGGCCTGCCGACCCTCGGCGTGACCCTGTCCGGCTTTTTCGTGCTCTGGCTCGTGCTGACTCTCGTGCTCGGCGCCTTCTCTGAAGAGATCTTCTGGGCCGGGATCCTCTCGGTCCGCAAGGGGCAGTGGGAGGCGGCCCGCTCGACCGGACTCGGTTTCAACCAGACCCTGATCTATGTCGTGATCCCGCAGGCGGTCCGGATGACCGTCGCGCCTCTGACCAACCGGACCATCGCGATCACCAAGAACACCGCGCTTGGCACCGTTATCGGGGTGGGGGAGATCCTCAACCAGGCCTCGACCGCGCAATCCTTCTCCGGCAGTGCTACGCCGCTGATGATGGGCGCCATCGCCTATATCCTGCTCTTCATTCCGGTCGTCGCCGTCGGGCGCTGGATCGAGACCCGCTTCCAGTGGAGGCGCGCCTGAGATGGACGAGCTGATCTACAATTTCTTCAATATCGACATCATGAAAGAGGTCTTCCCGCTGATGCTGCGGGGCGCCGGGATGACGCTGCTGCTCTGTGTGGCGGTGATTCCGCTCGGACTTCTTGGCGGCCTGCTGGTTGCACTTGCGACGCGGACGAACTACCGGACGCTCCGCTATGCCGTCATCGCCCTGATCGACCTCTTCCGCGCGGTGCCGCCGCTGGTCCTACTCATCTTCGTCTATGCGGGGCTCCCTTTCGCAGGCGTCGATATCTCGCCTTTCACGGCGGTCTGTATTGCTTTCCTGCTGAACAACTCGGCTTATTTCGCGGAAATTTATCGTGCCGGGATCGACAGTATCGGCGTCGGGCAGTTCGAGGCCGCGCGCTCGACCGGGCTCTCCGGCATCCAGACCATGCGCTACGTGATCCTGCCGCAGGCGACACGGAACGTGCTTCCGGACGTGCTCAGCAACACCATCGAGATCGTGAAGCTCACCTCGATCGCCAGCGTGGTTTC includes these proteins:
- a CDS encoding amino acid ABC transporter ATP-binding protein; this translates as MAPILEAHGLWKKFGDFQALKGVDFTLETGELVFIIGPSGSGKSTLLRCLNRLEEPSDGVVIFEGVDLMDRNVDINLMRRRIGMVFQQFNLYPHLNARDNITLALRKVLGKSRSEANAVAEKMLERVGLADKAESHPGALSGGQQQRVAIARALALEPAVMLFDEPTSALDPELVGSVLQVMQQLRDAGMTMVVVSHEMRFARAAADRVIFMADGQILEEGTPEEIFEAPKHQRTREFMAEIGQ
- a CDS encoding amino acid ABC transporter permease, with the translated sequence MSEAVPATMWERFVETFFRPDLIAEYSGAIGKGVIVTCEIAVLVVVCGIALGMALAIFRSYRNKALSALIVIFVDLMRSLPPLVLILLIYFGLPTLGVTLSGFFVLWLVLTLVLGAFSEEIFWAGILSVRKGQWEAARSTGLGFNQTLIYVVIPQAVRMTVAPLTNRTIAITKNTALGTVIGVGEILNQASTAQSFSGSATPLMMGAIAYILLFIPVVAVGRWIETRFQWRRA
- a CDS encoding amino acid ABC transporter permease yields the protein MDELIYNFFNIDIMKEVFPLMLRGAGMTLLLCVAVIPLGLLGGLLVALATRTNYRTLRYAVIALIDLFRAVPPLVLLIFVYAGLPFAGVDISPFTAVCIAFLLNNSAYFAEIYRAGIDSIGVGQFEAARSTGLSGIQTMRYVILPQATRNVLPDVLSNTIEIVKLTSIASVVSFQELLYSADMARSVTYNASPIVMAAIAYLLMLWPVVRLLSRMEHRVGQ